The Lutibacter sp. Hel_I_33_5 genome has a window encoding:
- a CDS encoding 2TM domain-containing protein: MSINTTMYSKKELKNDLLVCLKVALVFALIFVVINRDFSLESIGNTFLISSMYSFGLGLGNGLINKWLSKKWSWITQTNQRVWAAVVSTIIYTCIVVFLIQYIQYVLIFGHDFDNIITKDWVYLSYFFGVVISLGVATFFHAKGFMHNWKASFKQESTQQQIVAKTETAKFETLKSQLDPHFLFNSLNVLTSLIGENPNQAEKFTTKLSKVYRYVLEQRNKELVPLSEELHFARTYMELLQMRFEDAVKFNIPTEIGDSDLKIVPLSLQLLLENAVKHNVVSSTKPLEINIFEENGFLQIQNNINPKEAIGKSTKVGLRNIADRYGLITDKTLQITNNNKTFTVSLPLLRKTNNMTYNTNDLENSKYVKAIERVEKLKEFYQNLVSYCLVIPFLIFINLNTAPQFQWFWFPMIGWGIGLLFHFLEVNNYSIFLGKNWEDRKIKEMMDNNKKF; encoded by the coding sequence ATGTCAATAAACACAACAATGTATTCAAAAAAAGAGTTAAAGAACGATTTGCTAGTATGCTTAAAAGTAGCATTAGTATTTGCCTTGATCTTTGTTGTAATTAATCGAGACTTTTCTTTAGAATCTATCGGAAATACTTTTTTAATTTCATCTATGTATTCCTTTGGTTTAGGTTTAGGAAACGGATTAATAAATAAGTGGTTAAGTAAAAAATGGAGTTGGATTACTCAAACCAATCAAAGAGTTTGGGCAGCTGTAGTCTCAACAATAATATACACCTGTATTGTAGTGTTTTTGATTCAGTATATACAATATGTGCTCATTTTTGGACATGATTTTGATAATATTATAACAAAAGACTGGGTGTATTTATCTTACTTTTTCGGAGTTGTTATTTCGTTAGGAGTTGCTACTTTTTTCCATGCAAAAGGTTTTATGCACAATTGGAAAGCTTCTTTTAAGCAAGAAAGTACACAACAACAAATTGTTGCTAAAACAGAAACAGCAAAGTTCGAAACATTAAAAAGTCAGTTAGATCCACACTTTTTATTCAATAGTTTAAATGTTTTAACTTCTTTGATTGGCGAAAATCCAAATCAAGCAGAAAAATTTACTACCAAACTTTCTAAAGTATATAGATATGTATTGGAACAACGTAATAAAGAGCTGGTTCCATTAAGTGAAGAATTACATTTTGCTAGAACCTATATGGAATTATTACAAATGCGTTTTGAAGATGCTGTAAAGTTTAATATACCAACAGAAATAGGGGATTCCGATTTAAAAATTGTGCCTTTATCATTACAGCTATTATTAGAAAACGCAGTAAAACACAATGTGGTTTCATCAACAAAACCATTAGAAATAAACATTTTTGAAGAGAATGGATTTCTTCAAATTCAGAATAACATCAATCCGAAAGAAGCTATAGGTAAAAGCACCAAAGTTGGATTAAGAAATATTGCCGATAGATATGGTTTAATTACCGATAAAACCCTGCAAATAACAAACAATAACAAAACATTTACAGTGAGTTTACCACTGTTAAGAAAAACAAATAACATGACCTATAATACAAACGATTTAGAAAACAGCAAATATGTTAAGGCTATAGAGAGAGTAGAAAAACTAAAAGAGTTTTATCAAAACTTAGTTTCATACTGTTTAGTAATTCCTTTTTTAATATTTATAAACTTAAATACTGCACCACAATTTCAATGGTTCTGGTTTCCAATGATAGGTTGGGGTATAGGATTATTATTTCACTTTTTAGAAGTAAATAACTACAGTATATTTTTAGGAAAAAACTGGGAAGATCGTAAAATTAAAGAAATGATGGATAACAATAAAAAGTTTTAA
- a CDS encoding sterol desaturase family protein, which produces MLQFILITIFTFLTMEGITWCTHKYVMHGFGWFLHEDHHQPGYPHVFEKNDAFFIVFAIPSILLFYFGIRPELNFLFFIGLGILCYGIAYFLIHDVLIHRRFNWFKNTNNQYLKGLRKAHKIHHKHLDKPDGECFGMLFVPFKYFKKVQ; this is translated from the coding sequence ATGTTACAATTTATACTAATTACAATTTTTACGTTTTTAACCATGGAAGGAATTACCTGGTGTACACATAAATATGTAATGCATGGTTTTGGTTGGTTTTTACATGAAGATCATCACCAGCCAGGCTATCCACATGTTTTTGAAAAAAACGATGCTTTTTTTATTGTCTTTGCAATTCCAAGTATATTGCTTTTTTATTTCGGAATTAGACCTGAGTTAAACTTTTTGTTTTTTATAGGATTAGGGATTTTATGCTACGGAATTGCGTATTTTTTAATTCATGATGTATTAATTCATAGACGATTTAATTGGTTTAAAAACACCAATAATCAATATTTAAAAGGGTTAAGAAAAGCACATAAAATTCATCATAAACACCTTGACAAACCTGACGGTGAATGCTTCGGGATGCTATTTGTTCCTTTTAAATACTTTAAAAAAGTACAGTGA
- a CDS encoding NAD(P)/FAD-dependent oxidoreductase: MNKKVSIIGSGFSSLAASCYLAKAGYDVTVYEKNSTVGGRARQYKNEGFTFDIGPTWYWMPDVFERFFADFGKKPSDYYHLKKLDPAYQVYFDIEDTITIPGNLEAIYQIFEEEEVGSSKHLKKFLDTAKGNYKVAVENLVYQPGVSPFELVNYDTIIRLNQVFNNIRNQVRKNIKSPKLIKILEFPVLFLGAKPQTTPGLYNFMNSADFGLGTWHPEGGMYKVVDAMVTLANSLGVNFITNAVVQEITTDSLGNASGLIVNNETVASDIVLSGADYHHTETLLPQYLRQYSEKFWSKKTFAPSSLLFYVGFDKKLDNIEHHTLFFDTDFDVHAESIYDTPSWPKDPLFYASFPSKTDDSFAPINKEAATFLIPLAPGIEDTPVLREKYFNIIINRLEKLTNQKVKDFIIFKQSYCVNDFITDYNSYKGNAYGLANTLLQTAFLRPKIKSKKVKNLFFTGQLTVPGPGVPPSLISGKIAADLIIKNQ; encoded by the coding sequence ATGAATAAAAAAGTCTCCATAATTGGCTCAGGATTTTCATCTTTAGCAGCATCTTGTTATTTAGCAAAAGCAGGCTATGATGTGACTGTTTATGAAAAAAACTCAACTGTTGGAGGTAGAGCACGACAATATAAAAATGAAGGTTTTACTTTTGATATAGGTCCAACTTGGTATTGGATGCCAGATGTTTTTGAACGTTTTTTTGCCGACTTTGGAAAAAAACCGTCAGATTATTATCATTTAAAAAAATTAGACCCGGCATATCAAGTATATTTTGATATAGAAGATACAATTACAATTCCAGGTAATTTAGAGGCAATTTATCAGATTTTTGAAGAGGAAGAAGTTGGAAGTAGTAAACATTTAAAAAAGTTTTTAGATACTGCAAAAGGAAATTATAAAGTTGCCGTTGAAAATTTAGTTTATCAGCCAGGGGTCTCTCCATTTGAATTAGTAAACTATGATACAATTATTCGTTTAAATCAAGTTTTTAATAACATTAGAAATCAGGTTAGAAAAAATATAAAAAGCCCAAAACTTATTAAAATATTAGAATTTCCTGTACTATTTTTAGGTGCTAAACCTCAAACAACACCTGGTTTATATAATTTCATGAATTCGGCAGATTTTGGTTTAGGTACATGGCATCCAGAAGGTGGAATGTATAAAGTTGTTGATGCTATGGTTACTTTGGCAAACAGTTTAGGGGTGAATTTTATAACAAACGCAGTCGTTCAAGAAATAACAACTGATTCACTTGGAAATGCTTCAGGTTTAATTGTTAATAATGAGACTGTTGCTTCTGATATTGTTTTAAGCGGTGCAGATTATCATCATACAGAAACATTATTGCCACAATATTTAAGACAATATTCAGAAAAGTTTTGGAGTAAAAAAACCTTTGCTCCATCATCACTTTTATTTTATGTAGGTTTTGATAAAAAATTAGATAATATAGAACATCACACTTTATTTTTTGATACAGATTTTGATGTTCATGCAGAAAGTATATATGACACCCCCAGTTGGCCTAAAGATCCTCTGTTTTATGCAAGTTTTCCTTCAAAAACAGATGATTCTTTTGCGCCAATAAATAAAGAAGCTGCAACATTTTTAATTCCTTTAGCACCAGGAATTGAAGATACGCCAGTTTTAAGAGAAAAATATTTTAATATTATAATTAATAGATTAGAAAAATTAACCAATCAAAAAGTTAAAGATTTTATTATCTTTAAGCAATCCTATTGTGTAAATGATTTTATAACCGATTACAATTCTTATAAAGGAAATGCATACGGATTAGCCAATACACTTTTACAAACAGCTTTTCTTAGACCAAAAATTAAAAGCAAAAAAGTTAAAAATCTGTTTTTTACAGGTCAACTAACGGTGCCAGGTCCTGGAGTTCCACCGTCATTGATTTCAGGAAAAATTGCGGCAGATTTAATAATAAAAAACCAATAA
- a CDS encoding phytoene/squalene synthase family protein, producing MKALFDQVSENCSKLVTNKYSTSFSLAVKMLSPKIRTAIYNIYGFVRFADEIVDTFHEYDKEDLLLDFENQYYAALHQGISLNPILNAFVATVKKYDITDDMVQSFLKSMKADLYKTTYKTQKEYDEYIYGSADVVGLMCLKVFVNGDDAKYNELKFAAMKLGSAFQKVNFLRDLKDDFELLNRSYFPNVDLKQLDTASKDKIIQEIELDFDLAFKNGILKLPVEAKFGVYMAYRYYRRLLKKLKKTPSAKIMDTRIRISNPMKINLLARSYVKYKLNLI from the coding sequence ATGAAAGCACTATTTGATCAAGTATCAGAAAATTGTAGTAAGCTAGTTACTAATAAATATAGTACTTCTTTTTCTTTGGCGGTAAAAATGTTGTCCCCAAAAATTAGAACTGCTATTTATAATATATACGGATTTGTAAGATTTGCAGATGAAATTGTAGATACTTTTCATGAGTATGATAAAGAAGATTTACTATTAGATTTTGAAAATCAATATTATGCAGCTTTACACCAAGGAATTAGTTTAAACCCAATTTTAAACGCTTTTGTAGCTACTGTAAAAAAGTATGATATTACTGACGATATGGTACAATCGTTCTTAAAAAGTATGAAAGCAGATTTGTATAAAACAACATATAAAACGCAAAAAGAATATGACGAATATATTTATGGTTCTGCGGATGTTGTTGGTTTAATGTGCTTAAAAGTTTTTGTAAATGGTGATGATGCTAAGTATAATGAACTAAAGTTTGCAGCAATGAAATTAGGTTCTGCATTTCAAAAAGTTAATTTTTTAAGAGATTTAAAAGATGATTTTGAATTATTAAACAGATCTTACTTTCCTAATGTCGATTTAAAACAATTAGATACAGCATCTAAAGACAAAATTATACAAGAGATTGAACTAGATTTTGATTTAGCTTTTAAAAACGGAATATTAAAATTACCAGTTGAAGCAAAATTTGGCGTATATATGGCTTATAGATATTACAGACGCTTATTAAAAAAATTAAAGAAAACACCTTCAGCTAAAATAATGGATACTAGAATTAGGATTTCTAATCCAATGAAAATAAACTTATTAGCTAGAAGTTATGTGAAATATAAATTAAATTTGATATAA
- a CDS encoding 2TM domain-containing protein, whose product MDNRYTEEQQYIKAKEQVKKIKGFYAHIVVTLCVVPFLIFINLYVTPEFHWFWFPMGGLTMSIVFHWFSIFGFEKFGFGKDWEDRKIKEFMNNNN is encoded by the coding sequence ATGGATAACCGTTATACAGAAGAGCAGCAATATATTAAAGCTAAAGAGCAAGTAAAAAAAATAAAAGGATTTTATGCTCATATAGTAGTAACACTTTGTGTAGTTCCGTTTTTAATTTTTATCAACCTTTATGTAACACCAGAATTTCATTGGTTTTGGTTCCCTATGGGTGGATTAACCATGAGCATCGTTTTTCACTGGTTTAGTATTTTTGGTTTTGAAAAATTCGGCTTTGGAAAAGATTGGGAAGACCGTAAGATTAAAGAGTTTATGAATAATAATAATTAA
- a CDS encoding 2TM domain-containing protein has translation MERDYTKEHQYIKAKKRVEKIKGFYWHAISYVMVNLFLSGIIVFGMMSDGNETFFEAVNNFGVYSTWVFWGIGLFFHWLGVFGSKAFFSNNWEERKIKEYLDNDKS, from the coding sequence ATGGAAAGAGATTATACAAAAGAACATCAATATATAAAGGCAAAAAAACGCGTAGAAAAGATAAAAGGATTTTACTGGCATGCAATATCCTATGTTATGGTAAACCTATTCTTATCTGGGATTATCGTTTTTGGAATGATGAGTGACGGTAACGAAACATTCTTTGAAGCAGTCAATAATTTTGGTGTGTATTCTACTTGGGTATTTTGGGGAATTGGATTATTCTTTCATTGGTTAGGTGTTTTTGGATCAAAAGCTTTTTTTAGTAATAATTGGGAAGAGCGTAAGATTAAAGAATATTTAGATAACGATAAATCGTAA
- a CDS encoding TspO/MBR family protein, producing the protein MNTKVVRFIIFLFFNFLALGIGVVLMENGPRTEWYTTLNQAPWTPENWVFGAAWSSIMLCFSFYMTKLSYEYDFSDKKLITLYSVQWILNISWNYIFFNQHQTEIGLVSITVLWLLIGYFTFNHIKQLKYSTLLIAPYLVWMTIATSLNAYIVFYN; encoded by the coding sequence ATGAATACTAAAGTAGTAAGATTTATCATTTTTCTTTTTTTTAATTTCTTAGCATTAGGAATTGGTGTTGTTTTAATGGAAAATGGACCAAGAACCGAATGGTATACAACATTAAATCAGGCTCCATGGACGCCCGAAAATTGGGTGTTTGGTGCAGCATGGTCTTCAATAATGCTTTGTTTTTCATTTTATATGACAAAATTAAGTTATGAATATGATTTTTCAGACAAAAAGCTAATCACTTTATATTCTGTTCAATGGATTTTAAATATAAGTTGGAATTATATTTTCTTCAATCAACATCAAACCGAAATAGGGTTAGTTTCTATAACAGTTTTATGGTTGCTGATTGGTTATTTTACTTTTAATCATATTAAACAATTAAAGTATTCAACATTATTAATTGCTCCTTATTTAGTTTGGATGACAATTGCAACAAGTTTAAATGCATACATCGTATTTTATAATTAA
- a CDS encoding 2TM domain-containing protein, with amino-acid sequence MNTKITQEQKLIRAKKKVASLKGYYFHLAIFIVVNSLIIFSKVTRNLENGETLEEAIYDINTFGTLFLWGVPMLLHTFKITGFGFFFGKKWEEKKINEYLND; translated from the coding sequence ATGAATACTAAAATTACACAAGAGCAAAAACTAATTAGAGCGAAAAAGAAGGTAGCTTCTTTAAAAGGATATTATTTTCATTTAGCCATTTTTATTGTTGTTAATTCATTGATAATCTTTAGTAAGGTTACAAGAAATTTGGAAAATGGAGAAACCTTAGAAGAGGCGATTTATGATATAAATACCTTTGGTACATTGTTTCTTTGGGGCGTACCTATGTTATTACACACTTTTAAAATTACAGGCTTTGGATTTTTCTTCGGAAAAAAATGGGAAGAGAAAAAAATTAACGAATACTTAAACGATTAA
- a CDS encoding SRPBCC family protein produces MLHFKKHSGIYTLETEQELKIPLEEAWDYFSSPENLANITPKSMGFNITSKVDKKAYQGQIITYKVSPVPFIKTNWVTEITQVKENDFFIDEQRFGPYKMWHHEHWFEELANGNTFMKDKISYKIPFGFLGHIAQAIFIKKQLKSIFEYRYITLEKMFNGK; encoded by the coding sequence ATGCTTCATTTTAAAAAACATTCAGGGATTTATACGTTAGAAACTGAACAGGAATTAAAAATACCTTTAGAAGAAGCATGGGACTATTTTTCGTCACCAGAAAATTTAGCCAATATTACACCTAAATCAATGGGGTTTAATATCACTTCTAAAGTAGATAAAAAAGCGTATCAAGGACAAATTATTACTTATAAGGTTTCTCCAGTTCCATTTATAAAAACAAATTGGGTAACAGAAATAACCCAAGTGAAAGAAAACGATTTTTTTATAGATGAACAACGTTTTGGACCCTATAAAATGTGGCATCACGAACATTGGTTTGAAGAATTAGCAAACGGAAATACATTTATGAAAGATAAAATATCCTATAAAATTCCGTTTGGCTTTTTAGGGCATATTGCACAAGCAATTTTTATTAAAAAACAATTGAAAAGCATTTTTGAATATCGCTATATAACTTTAGAAAAGATGTTTAATGGCAAATAG
- a CDS encoding DUF2141 domain-containing protein, with protein MKILLPILIAAALFLSENITAQNQTITATVINATSDKGNVSYALYDKDSFMKKPLQGKLSKIENGKSIVVFENVTEGEYSIICYHDKNENGIMDFNGRMPIEDFGSSNNVMAYGPPQFNTSKFTVSDKDVSLEIKF; from the coding sequence ATGAAAATTTTACTACCAATTTTAATCGCAGCAGCATTATTTTTATCAGAAAATATTACCGCTCAAAATCAAACTATTACTGCAACAGTAATCAATGCAACTTCAGACAAAGGAAATGTAAGTTATGCTTTATATGATAAAGATAGCTTCATGAAAAAACCACTTCAAGGAAAATTATCTAAAATAGAAAACGGAAAAAGTATCGTTGTTTTTGAGAATGTTACTGAAGGTGAATATTCAATTATTTGTTATCATGATAAGAATGAAAACGGAATAATGGACTTTAATGGTAGAATGCCAATAGAAGATTTTGGATCCTCTAATAATGTAATGGCATATGGACCTCCACAATTTAATACTTCTAAGTTTACAGTTTCTGATAAAGATGTATCTTTAGAAATCAAATTTTAG
- a CDS encoding lycopene cyclase domain-containing protein, with protein MKEYLYLILNLGSLSIPLLYSIFEKKFHFIKYFKIACISIGLVAIPFLIWDALFTHYGIWGFNADYHMSINILKMPLEEWLFFFCIPFACLFTHEVLKFYLPNLKLSKKATFFLCSMIILTIGVLLILNFGKWYTTVNFSFFLLLLCYGLKMHIETLQVYLPSFLVILIPFFIVNGILTGSFIDEPVVWYNNEENIGLRLFTIPFEDIFYAFTMLFSTQLIFNYLKKKNYEY; from the coding sequence GTGAAAGAATATCTATATCTCATATTAAATTTAGGAAGTTTAAGTATTCCGTTATTGTATAGCATTTTTGAAAAAAAGTTTCACTTTATTAAATATTTTAAAATTGCATGTATAAGTATTGGTTTAGTTGCCATTCCTTTTTTGATTTGGGATGCATTATTTACTCATTATGGAATTTGGGGTTTTAATGCTGATTATCATATGTCAATTAACATTCTAAAAATGCCACTAGAGGAGTGGCTATTCTTTTTCTGTATTCCTTTTGCTTGTTTGTTTACACATGAGGTTTTAAAATTTTATTTACCAAATCTGAAGCTATCTAAAAAAGCAACTTTTTTTTTATGTTCAATGATAATATTGACCATAGGAGTTTTGTTGATTTTAAATTTCGGAAAATGGTATACGACTGTAAATTTTAGTTTCTTTTTACTTTTACTATGTTACGGATTAAAAATGCATATTGAAACTTTACAAGTTTATTTACCAAGTTTTTTGGTCATACTAATTCCGTTTTTTATCGTAAACGGAATTCTAACAGGCAGTTTTATTGACGAACCTGTTGTATGGTATAATAATGAAGAAAACATAGGTTTAAGACTCTTTACAATTCCATTTGAAGACATTTTTTATGCATTTACAATGTTGTTTTCTACCCAATTAATTTTCAATTATTTAAAGAAGAAAAATTATGAATACTAA
- a CDS encoding 2TM domain-containing protein yields MEEKSNLERYNSAKKRVEDIKKFYKHLVVYLVINFVFIGRRIYKDIMYGDSIIEAFTDVNNYHFFFWWGVGLIIHGIVVFGTPDLFGKNWEERKVKEYMNEK; encoded by the coding sequence ATGGAAGAAAAGTCAAATTTAGAACGATATAACAGCGCAAAAAAAAGAGTAGAAGACATTAAAAAATTTTACAAGCATTTAGTTGTTTATTTAGTGATTAACTTTGTGTTTATAGGAAGAAGGATTTATAAAGATATTATGTATGGAGATTCAATTATAGAAGCTTTTACAGATGTAAATAATTATCATTTCTTTTTTTGGTGGGGAGTTGGATTGATAATTCACGGAATTGTAGTTTTTGGTACACCAGACTTGTTTGGTAAAAACTGGGAAGAGCGCAAGGTTAAAGAATATATGAACGAGAAGTAG
- a CDS encoding MerR family transcriptional regulator, translating into MNNIKKFFTIKDLENISGIKAHTIRIWEKRYNLLSPQRTDTNIRYYSPESLQKLLNVVLLNKNNFKISKIAQLSNDSIEINARELAFKIAVNDEAINSFKLAMFQFDKVLFNNTYNKLLHKKTFRELFKDVFIPFLNHIGLLWQTNTLLPAHEHFISNLISQKIQINTEKLEYSTSNTDITYVLFLPENEIHELGLLYLNYELVLRGYKTIYLGQSLPLNNLNYFFESDTDICFITSMTVMPYDDKVNDYFYEVEDILKDTNHKFIAIGKKAMDLKEIIFKSNIHVYPSLIDVLKYL; encoded by the coding sequence TTGAACAATATTAAAAAATTCTTTACAATAAAGGATCTTGAAAATATTTCAGGAATAAAAGCGCATACCATTAGAATTTGGGAGAAAAGGTACAACCTTTTATCACCTCAAAGAACTGATACTAATATTCGATATTATTCACCTGAAAGTTTACAAAAACTATTGAATGTTGTTTTATTAAATAAAAATAATTTTAAGATTTCTAAGATCGCTCAACTCAGTAATGACTCAATTGAAATAAACGCAAGAGAGTTAGCATTTAAAATAGCTGTTAATGACGAAGCAATTAATTCATTTAAGTTAGCAATGTTTCAATTTGATAAAGTATTATTTAATAATACCTACAATAAGTTGTTACACAAAAAGACGTTTAGAGAACTGTTTAAAGATGTATTTATTCCTTTTTTAAATCATATTGGATTGTTGTGGCAGACAAACACATTATTACCTGCTCATGAGCATTTTATCTCAAATTTAATTTCTCAAAAAATTCAAATAAATACAGAAAAGCTAGAATATTCTACGAGTAATACTGATATAACTTATGTGTTATTTTTACCAGAGAATGAAATTCATGAATTGGGTTTATTATATCTAAATTATGAACTGGTTTTAAGAGGATATAAAACAATCTATTTAGGACAAAGTTTACCATTAAATAACCTTAATTATTTTTTTGAAAGTGATACAGATATTTGCTTTATAACATCGATGACAGTAATGCCTTATGATGATAAAGTAAACGATTATTTTTACGAAGTAGAAGATATATTAAAAGATACAAATCATAAATTTATAGCTATTGGAAAAAAAGCGATGGATTTAAAAGAAATTATATTTAAATCGAACATACATGTTTACCCATCACTTATTGATGTGTTAAAATATTTGTAA
- a CDS encoding LytTR family DNA-binding domain-containing protein, translating to MNVIIIEDEKPAARRLNRMLAALDIEVQTMLHSVEESLNWFQNNEHPDLIFLDIQLSDGLSFEIFEEIEVKSAIIFTTAYDEYALKAFKLNSIDYLLKPIDEDELKIAVDKFKENQPKQTDLQVNIDDIRKLLINPVDRKFKKRFTIKIGQHIKIIHVDEIECFYSENKATYIQTNANRSYLIDHSLEHWQEQLDPEQFFRVNRTFIVHINAIKDIISYTNSRLQLKLHTYSDSEIIVSRERVKDFKNWIE from the coding sequence ATGAATGTAATCATTATAGAAGACGAAAAACCCGCAGCTAGAAGATTGAATAGAATGTTGGCTGCTTTAGATATTGAAGTGCAAACCATGTTACATTCTGTAGAAGAGTCACTTAATTGGTTTCAAAACAATGAACATCCCGATTTAATCTTTTTGGATATTCAATTATCAGATGGATTATCCTTTGAGATTTTTGAAGAAATAGAGGTGAAGTCAGCTATCATTTTCACAACTGCTTATGACGAATATGCCTTAAAAGCATTTAAACTAAATTCTATCGATTATTTATTAAAACCGATTGATGAGGACGAATTAAAAATTGCTGTAGATAAGTTTAAAGAAAATCAACCTAAACAAACAGATTTACAGGTAAATATTGATGATATCAGAAAATTACTGATTAATCCCGTCGATAGAAAATTCAAAAAAAGATTTACCATAAAAATTGGTCAACATATTAAGATTATTCATGTTGATGAAATAGAATGTTTTTACTCAGAAAACAAAGCTACTTATATACAAACCAATGCCAACCGCAGTTATTTAATAGATCATTCTTTAGAGCACTGGCAAGAACAATTAGACCCAGAACAATTTTTTAGAGTTAATAGAACCTTTATTGTGCATATAAATGCTATAAAAGACATTATTTCATATACCAATTCTCGTTTACAGTTAAAACTACATACCTATTCAGATTCAGAAATTATTGTGAGTAGAGAGCGAGTAAAAGATTTTAAGAATTGGATTGAATAG
- a CDS encoding deoxyribodipyrimidine photo-lyase, giving the protein MANSVVLFWFRRDLRLEDNAALSKALKSNHKVIPIFIFDDEILDKLPKEDARVSFIYETLSKIDSELKSKGSSLFIRKGNPLEIWKDLTLEFDILSVYTNKDYEPYAIKRDNLVMEFLKSNAIDFFSYKDQVIFEENEIVKDDGLPYTIYTPYKNKWLKKFDNVNDIKEYQIESSNFYLINEEFPALKSLGFSETKIKVKPYNLSFLENYDSIRDFPAIDQTSYLSPYLRFGLVSSRKMVKFALKTNATFLNELIWREFFMQILYHFPKVITNNFKKKYDAVPWRNNEDEFNKWCNGETGYPMVDAGMRQLNKTGYMHNRVRMITAGFLCKHLLIDWRWGEAYFAEKLLDYDLSANNGNWQWAAGTGCDAAPYFRVFNPSEQLKKFDKELIYIRKWIEDFDELTYPQPMVEHKFARNRAIETYKKALNS; this is encoded by the coding sequence ATGGCAAATAGTGTTGTTCTATTTTGGTTTAGAAGAGATTTACGATTAGAAGATAACGCAGCATTATCAAAGGCTTTAAAATCTAACCATAAAGTAATTCCTATTTTTATTTTTGATGATGAAATTCTAGATAAACTACCCAAAGAGGACGCTAGAGTTTCTTTTATTTATGAAACATTATCAAAAATAGATAGCGAATTAAAAAGTAAAGGTTCTTCTCTATTCATTAGAAAAGGAAATCCGCTAGAAATTTGGAAAGACCTTACTTTAGAGTTCGATATTCTTAGTGTTTATACTAATAAAGATTATGAACCTTATGCCATAAAAAGAGATAATCTGGTCATGGAGTTTTTAAAATCAAACGCTATTGATTTTTTCAGCTATAAAGATCAAGTCATTTTTGAAGAAAATGAAATTGTAAAAGATGATGGTTTACCATATACGATTTATACGCCCTATAAAAATAAGTGGCTTAAAAAGTTTGATAATGTCAATGATATAAAAGAATATCAAATTGAATCCTCTAACTTTTATCTAATTAATGAAGAATTTCCTGCTTTAAAATCACTGGGGTTTTCTGAAACTAAAATTAAAGTAAAACCCTATAATTTATCATTTTTAGAGAATTATGATAGTATAAGAGACTTCCCAGCAATAGATCAAACATCTTATTTATCTCCTTATTTACGTTTTGGTCTAGTTAGTTCTAGAAAAATGGTAAAGTTTGCCCTGAAAACCAATGCTACTTTTTTAAACGAACTAATTTGGAGAGAATTTTTCATGCAAATATTATATCATTTCCCTAAAGTTATCACTAATAATTTTAAGAAAAAATATGATGCAGTTCCATGGAGAAATAATGAAGATGAATTTAATAAGTGGTGTAATGGTGAAACTGGTTACCCAATGGTTGATGCAGGTATGCGTCAACTAAACAAAACGGGTTATATGCATAATAGAGTTAGAATGATCACCGCTGGTTTTTTATGTAAACATTTATTAATTGATTGGCGTTGGGGCGAAGCTTATTTTGCAGAAAAATTGCTAGACTATGATTTATCAGCAAATAATGGAAATTGGCAATGGGCAGCTGGAACTGGTTGCGATGCTGCTCCATATTTTAGAGTCTTTAATCCATCAGAACAATTAAAAAAGTTTGATAAAGAGTTGATTTATATTAGAAAATGGATCGAAGATTTTGATGAATTAACCTATCCTCAACCTATGGTAGAACATAAATTTGCAAGAAATAGAGCCATAGAAACTTATAAAAAAGCATTAAATAGTTAA